The proteins below are encoded in one region of Peribacillus muralis:
- a CDS encoding protein adenylyltransferase SelO — protein sequence MTKSNEAGWNLDNSYARLPEKFFTSTNPTPVSSPELVILNEPLALSLGLDVEALKGEMAVAVFAGNEAPVGGSPLAQAYAGHQFGHFNMLGDGRAILLGEQILPQGGRVDIQLKGPGRTPYSRGGDGRAALGPMLREYIISEAMHALGIPTTRSLAVVTTGESIIRETRLPGAIMTRVAASHLRVGSFQFAAKWGTVEELRTLADYAIMRHYPEVETAENRYLSFFEEVIKRQAKLIAQWQLVGFIHGVMNTDNMTISGETIDYGPCAFMDEYDPATVFSSIDTQGRYAYGNQPVIGGWNLARFAESLLPLLDDDLDQAVELAQEKISAFKELHHAHWLAGMRAKLGLFNEETQDEALINGLLSMMKKHGADYTNTFSALSFDTMEDTVLFGAPEYVQWHELWKARLGRQQESKEASNQLMQSSNPAVIPRNHRVEEALAAAVEKGDYSVMERLLDALANPYEHSAKQAEYTTLPVSSTPYRTFCGT from the coding sequence ATGACTAAGAGTAATGAAGCAGGATGGAATTTAGACAATAGTTATGCCCGCCTTCCGGAAAAGTTTTTCACGAGCACGAATCCGACACCTGTAAGCTCCCCTGAGTTGGTCATCCTCAATGAACCGCTGGCGCTATCGCTCGGTCTGGATGTGGAGGCATTGAAAGGCGAAATGGCCGTGGCGGTGTTTGCCGGAAACGAGGCTCCAGTAGGTGGTTCGCCTCTTGCTCAAGCGTATGCGGGGCACCAGTTCGGGCATTTTAACATGTTGGGGGATGGCCGGGCGATACTGCTTGGAGAGCAAATCCTGCCTCAAGGAGGGAGGGTCGATATCCAGCTGAAGGGTCCGGGAAGAACGCCGTATTCGCGCGGGGGCGATGGGCGTGCGGCATTGGGGCCGATGCTTCGGGAGTATATCATCAGCGAGGCGATGCATGCATTGGGCATTCCGACGACCCGAAGTCTGGCAGTGGTGACGACCGGCGAATCGATCATCCGTGAAACCAGGCTGCCCGGGGCGATCATGACCCGTGTCGCAGCGAGTCATCTGCGTGTCGGGTCCTTTCAGTTCGCAGCGAAATGGGGGACGGTCGAGGAGCTCAGGACGCTTGCAGATTATGCGATAATGCGACATTATCCAGAAGTTGAAACAGCGGAGAATCGGTATCTTTCATTTTTCGAGGAAGTGATCAAGCGTCAGGCAAAGCTTATTGCCCAATGGCAGCTGGTTGGCTTCATTCATGGAGTGATGAACACCGACAACATGACGATTAGCGGGGAAACGATCGATTATGGCCCATGTGCCTTCATGGATGAATATGATCCGGCTACGGTATTCAGCTCAATTGACACCCAAGGCCGCTATGCCTATGGCAATCAGCCGGTTATTGGCGGCTGGAATCTTGCGCGGTTCGCAGAATCTCTGTTGCCGTTGCTGGATGATGATCTGGATCAGGCAGTCGAGCTCGCACAAGAGAAGATTTCCGCTTTTAAAGAACTGCATCACGCCCACTGGCTAGCGGGGATGCGAGCGAAATTAGGGTTATTCAATGAAGAAACACAGGATGAAGCGTTAATCAATGGCCTCCTCAGCATGATGAAGAAACATGGTGCCGATTATACGAATACATTCAGCGCTTTATCGTTCGATACGATGGAGGACACGGTCCTTTTCGGGGCACCGGAATACGTTCAGTGGCATGAGCTTTGGAAGGCAAGACTGGGCAGGCAGCAGGAATCGAAAGAAGCATCAAACCAGCTGATGCAAAGCAGCAATCCGGCGGTTATCCCGCGGAACCACCGTGTCGAAGAGGCTCTAGCGGCTGCCGTGGAAAAAGGAGACTACAGCGTGATGGAGCGGCTTTTGGATGCTCTGGCAAACCCTTACGAGCATTCCGCCAAACAAGCTGAATACACCACACTGCCTGTATCATCCACGCCATATCGGACTTTTTGCGGAACTTGA
- a CDS encoding FHA domain-containing protein, whose amino-acid sequence MFYKTYKVVLRTLHKGQIEEFSYVYEGKSLLIGRASQYSQADFKLYNDFVSREHCRIYMLEGKLFIEDLASKHGTSVNQMPLVPGHPCPIEPGDVITLINGLIEFMISIDNDLTMDLTPVSQELQHTVIINEHLQTVTINEEPPIKMPTKEFNCFKLLYENLDHLIAKERIVQHVWPERSGDSEQIVTAEEIASLLYRVRKRINGHFAIKAVIQKGYYMESILSINLSDL is encoded by the coding sequence ATGTTTTATAAAACTTACAAGGTTGTCCTGAGAACCTTGCATAAAGGTCAGATCGAGGAATTCTCCTATGTATATGAAGGGAAAAGTCTATTGATTGGACGTGCAAGCCAGTACTCCCAAGCGGATTTCAAACTTTATAATGACTTCGTTTCCAGGGAACATTGCCGTATTTATATGCTGGAAGGAAAGCTTTTCATTGAGGATTTGGCGAGCAAGCACGGAACCTCCGTGAACCAGATGCCGCTTGTACCGGGTCATCCTTGCCCCATTGAACCAGGGGATGTCATTACTTTGATTAATGGATTGATTGAATTCATGATTTCCATCGACAACGATTTAACCATGGATTTGACTCCGGTGAGCCAGGAATTGCAGCATACGGTGATCATAAATGAGCATCTTCAGACCGTGACCATCAATGAAGAACCCCCCATTAAAATGCCGACGAAGGAATTCAATTGCTTTAAGCTGCTTTATGAGAACCTGGATCACCTTATTGCAAAAGAAAGAATCGTTCAGCATGTATGGCCCGAAAGAAGTGGTGATTCCGAGCAAATCGTGACAGCCGAAGAGATCGCTTCCCTTCTCTACAGGGTGCGAAAGCGGATCAATGGCCATTTCGCCATTAAAGCCGTAATCCAAAAAGGCTATTATATGGAATCGATTCTCTCCATCAACCTCTCGGACCTGTAA
- the spoIID gene encoding stage II sporulation protein D, with the protein MNKFHPLMWIVLTTILVTLVVPSILVLSFSNNPKHINASAKQDLTNSNDHTDKNQAEPSIDVSVYRTMTKEIENIPLEEYVAGVVASEMPVSFEPEALKAQSLAARTFLVKQMLSPSKINLPEGTDITDSIQYHQIFKNKEELASEWGKDYQANLSKVQKAVDATKGQIITYDEKPIDASFFSTSNGYTENSEDYWGNETPYLKSVDSPWDLQSPKFQNQTSIPVPEFEELLGTKLNNDVNIGTILSKSEGNRIKFIEISDKKYSGKAIRNKLKLNSSDFTFKREGNKVIINTRGNGHGVGMSQYGANGLAMEGKNYKDIVHYYYQDVTISSVEPFINKMYVKK; encoded by the coding sequence ATGAATAAATTCCATCCATTGATGTGGATCGTTCTAACGACCATTTTGGTCACTTTAGTAGTACCTTCCATTCTGGTGCTTTCCTTTTCAAACAATCCAAAGCATATTAATGCCTCAGCAAAGCAGGATTTAACAAACAGCAATGATCATACTGATAAAAACCAAGCGGAGCCATCCATCGACGTTTCAGTTTATCGGACAATGACTAAAGAGATTGAAAATATTCCTTTGGAAGAGTATGTTGCAGGAGTGGTTGCCTCTGAAATGCCCGTTTCTTTTGAACCGGAAGCTTTAAAGGCTCAATCCTTGGCAGCTAGAACATTTCTGGTCAAACAAATGCTCTCACCTTCCAAAATTAACTTACCGGAAGGAACCGATATAACGGATAGTATTCAATACCACCAAATCTTTAAAAATAAGGAAGAACTAGCTAGTGAGTGGGGAAAGGATTATCAAGCAAATTTATCTAAAGTGCAAAAAGCAGTCGATGCAACAAAAGGTCAGATTATAACTTATGATGAGAAACCAATTGATGCTTCTTTCTTTTCAACCAGTAATGGATATACGGAGAATTCTGAGGATTATTGGGGGAATGAAACGCCATATTTAAAAAGCGTTGATAGTCCTTGGGATCTGCAATCTCCTAAATTTCAAAATCAAACGAGTATTCCAGTACCTGAATTTGAAGAGTTGCTGGGGACAAAACTGAATAATGATGTGAATATAGGGACGATACTCTCGAAATCTGAAGGAAATCGAATAAAGTTCATTGAAATCAGTGATAAGAAGTATAGCGGTAAAGCGATCAGAAATAAGCTAAAACTTAATTCTTCCGATTTCACATTTAAAAGAGAAGGAAATAAGGTTATTATCAATACTAGGGGCAATGGTCACGGAGTAGGCATGAGTCAATATGGTGCTAACGGATTAGCCATGGAAGGTAAGAATTACAAGGATATTGTTCATTATTATTATCAGGATGTAACGATTTCTTCGGTTGAACCCTTCATAAACAAAATGTATGTGAAAAAGTGA
- a CDS encoding GerAB/ArcD/ProY family transporter, which yields MNQATVNEKYKVSPFYVFFLIHGMQTGLGALSFQRELAKFTGTDGWMSILLAGLIIHLLIWLIYKIFKMVPGDIIYANHYVFGKWMGSFFSFLFILYFFILGMTVIVGYIRVIHVWMFDDVPAWALVTVFLILIYYIISGGFRTVTGIAFLSIIISYWLLFFPFYGIKYSDFTGVLPIFDHSILDILKGTRSTSLTMLGFEMLLMYYPFIKKAETSQKFAHGGALTTTLLALIVYFVSIAFYPLKLLTLTLWPTLTMTSIIELPFIQRFEYITISWWAIIIIPNMVIPLWAASRGIKRVFNIQQKYPLWIMSIIIILVNIFYYDIDILHVTNKIINPYSVSFIVLYLPLLFVLIKIKKKWKRF from the coding sequence ATGAACCAAGCTACTGTTAATGAAAAGTATAAGGTATCGCCATTTTATGTGTTCTTTTTAATACATGGCATGCAAACAGGATTAGGTGCGTTGAGCTTTCAAAGGGAACTGGCGAAGTTCACGGGTACAGATGGCTGGATGTCCATACTTCTGGCAGGATTGATTATTCACCTATTGATTTGGCTCATTTATAAGATTTTCAAAATGGTTCCGGGTGATATTATATATGCGAACCATTATGTGTTCGGTAAATGGATGGGCAGTTTCTTCAGCTTCTTGTTCATATTGTACTTTTTTATACTGGGAATGACGGTCATCGTCGGATATATACGTGTCATACATGTTTGGATGTTTGATGATGTGCCTGCTTGGGCGTTGGTTACGGTGTTCCTCATCCTGATTTATTATATCATTTCAGGGGGATTCAGAACGGTTACAGGCATTGCCTTTTTATCGATCATCATTTCATATTGGCTTTTATTTTTCCCGTTTTACGGTATTAAATATTCGGATTTCACGGGTGTACTTCCGATATTCGATCATTCCATCCTGGACATCCTGAAAGGAACCAGAAGCACCTCCTTAACGATGCTCGGTTTTGAAATGCTTCTGATGTATTATCCGTTCATAAAAAAAGCGGAAACATCACAAAAGTTTGCCCATGGAGGTGCACTGACCACTACCTTACTGGCTTTGATAGTCTATTTCGTTTCAATCGCCTTTTATCCACTCAAGCTGCTGACCCTTACCCTTTGGCCAACCTTAACGATGACCAGCATCATTGAACTGCCTTTTATCCAACGGTTCGAGTACATAACCATTTCTTGGTGGGCCATCATTATCATCCCCAACATGGTCATTCCATTATGGGCCGCCAGCAGGGGGATCAAGCGCGTATTCAATATCCAGCAAAAATATCCCTTATGGATCATGTCCATAATCATCATACTAGTCAATATATTTTATTACGATATCGACATCTTGCATGTAACAAACAAAATTATCAATCCATACAGCGTCAGCTTCATTGTTTTGTACTTACCGCTCCTATTCGTTCTAATAAAAATAAAAAAAAAATGGAAACGCTTTTGA
- the wrbA gene encoding NAD(P)H:quinone oxidoreductase gives MSNVKLAVIFYSMGGTNYQLAKWAEEGAKEAGADVKVLKVQELAPQSAIEGNEAWKATVEATKDVPVATSAEIEWADAIIFSVPTRFGNVASQMKQFLDTQGGLWASGKTVNKVVSAMTSAQNPHGGQEATLLSLYTSMMHWGAIIATPGYTDPVLFGAGGNPYGTSVTVGQDGKMIEEVTDAVKHQAKRTVTVAEWVKKGNQ, from the coding sequence ATGTCAAACGTTAAATTAGCCGTCATATTTTATAGTATGGGCGGAACGAATTATCAATTGGCAAAATGGGCCGAAGAAGGCGCGAAGGAAGCAGGAGCTGATGTGAAGGTATTGAAAGTACAAGAACTGGCTCCTCAATCCGCTATCGAAGGGAATGAAGCATGGAAAGCGACAGTCGAAGCAACAAAAGACGTACCGGTAGCGACATCGGCTGAAATCGAATGGGCAGATGCCATCATATTCAGTGTCCCAACGCGTTTTGGGAATGTGGCATCACAAATGAAACAGTTCCTCGATACCCAAGGCGGACTTTGGGCAAGCGGCAAGACCGTGAATAAAGTAGTCAGTGCCATGACTTCAGCGCAAAACCCACATGGCGGGCAAGAAGCTACCTTGTTATCGTTATACACCTCCATGATGCACTGGGGTGCCATCATTGCCACTCCTGGTTATACGGACCCAGTCCTATTTGGTGCAGGTGGAAATCCATATGGAACAAGCGTAACGGTTGGACAAGATGGTAAAATGATTGAAGAAGTGACAGATGCCGTAAAACATCAAGCCAAACGTACAGTCACCGTTGCCGAATGGGTCAAAAAAGGAAATCAATAA
- a CDS encoding FUSC family protein produces MREMNKSIPAKLPSILKQAMSVNKKPFPWVKAFCAGLASALPVFIGLLLGHFEYGLLAGMGGFTYLYVFNIPYAQNAKKLFFVVLGMTFVSALGTFAAPYPVATAILMGIIGATAIFIFGALQIPGPSAIFFVLVFAMTTGMPVNPELAPVRAGLVFLGGTLSWIIAMIGWVFNPHGPETGVVKRVYTELAAFVDSVGTEEFNESKNRVMSVLKEAEGTLAAGYIPWRKTEVFNRLYVLNDHANKIFIYILENFSEEHPKLPAEIGQTIREMTTKLDKKDTDKLVCKKILQPEEMNDKVAALFVRIYDADATMHEATWENKVIQISKPSIKMVFGGAFDKNSIVFVSALRFCTVIIFAAIIAHQFDLARSYWVPLSCVAVMSGSTIVTTYHRAIQRGFGTMAGILIASFILAAQPYGYIIVLLILLLTFITELFIVKNYGLATLFFTPNALLMAESTSQGTFSFSYFASARLIDVLIGIGIGLIGVWLVGRRSASSRLPHLVTKTIRSQGQFLLLLFSDMVDDKSEMKKMQTNIIHLKTLYTTAAGELPVNQKALEYYWPVIFSIERLGYLLENCSKVQKRPTLSDKELAQILYVFETMAITAERKQSPSIKIVPEIKSFSSIQNEIMYLQKSLQLHS; encoded by the coding sequence ATGAGAGAAATGAATAAATCAATTCCTGCTAAATTGCCATCCATTCTAAAGCAGGCCATGAGTGTCAATAAAAAGCCTTTTCCTTGGGTAAAAGCATTCTGTGCGGGGTTGGCTTCAGCGCTGCCCGTTTTTATTGGATTGCTGCTTGGCCATTTCGAATATGGACTGTTAGCTGGTATGGGGGGATTTACTTACCTTTACGTTTTCAATATTCCATATGCTCAAAACGCTAAAAAGCTATTTTTTGTTGTACTTGGTATGACCTTTGTTTCAGCACTTGGAACATTCGCTGCCCCTTACCCGGTTGCAACAGCTATTTTAATGGGAATTATAGGAGCGACAGCCATTTTTATTTTTGGAGCACTCCAAATTCCCGGCCCATCGGCTATTTTTTTTGTTTTAGTCTTTGCGATGACAACAGGAATGCCTGTCAATCCAGAGCTTGCGCCAGTACGGGCTGGCCTCGTTTTTTTAGGCGGCACCTTATCCTGGATCATTGCAATGATCGGTTGGGTATTCAATCCGCATGGACCTGAAACAGGTGTAGTTAAGAGGGTGTATACAGAACTTGCCGCTTTTGTTGATTCTGTTGGTACAGAGGAATTCAATGAGTCTAAAAACCGAGTCATGTCAGTTTTAAAAGAGGCAGAAGGAACACTTGCAGCAGGGTATATTCCGTGGCGAAAAACGGAAGTATTTAATCGACTGTATGTATTGAATGATCATGCAAATAAGATATTTATATACATACTCGAAAATTTTTCAGAAGAGCATCCAAAATTACCAGCGGAAATAGGGCAAACCATTCGGGAAATGACGACCAAGCTCGATAAAAAGGATACAGATAAACTAGTTTGTAAAAAAATTCTCCAGCCAGAAGAAATGAATGATAAAGTTGCAGCATTATTCGTAAGAATATATGATGCTGACGCGACCATGCATGAAGCAACATGGGAAAATAAAGTGATCCAAATTTCTAAACCATCAATCAAGATGGTGTTTGGCGGAGCATTCGACAAAAATTCAATTGTCTTCGTCTCTGCATTGAGATTCTGTACAGTAATCATTTTCGCAGCGATCATTGCCCATCAATTTGATTTAGCCCGTTCCTATTGGGTGCCATTATCTTGTGTTGCAGTCATGTCAGGCTCGACCATTGTGACTACATATCATCGAGCCATCCAAAGAGGATTCGGTACAATGGCGGGCATTTTAATTGCCAGTTTCATTCTTGCTGCACAGCCTTACGGATACATCATAGTATTGCTCATTCTGCTGTTGACGTTCATAACAGAGCTTTTTATTGTGAAAAATTATGGATTAGCTACACTATTCTTTACACCGAATGCGTTACTCATGGCTGAAAGCACGAGTCAAGGAACCTTCAGTTTTTCTTATTTTGCATCAGCTAGATTAATTGATGTGCTAATCGGAATTGGCATTGGCTTAATTGGCGTATGGTTAGTAGGCAGAAGGTCTGCATCCAGCCGCTTACCTCATTTAGTTACGAAAACCATCCGCAGCCAAGGGCAATTTTTATTGCTCCTTTTTTCTGACATGGTCGACGATAAGAGTGAAATGAAAAAAATGCAAACAAACATCATTCATTTAAAAACACTCTATACTACCGCAGCAGGTGAGCTTCCGGTCAACCAAAAGGCATTGGAATATTATTGGCCGGTTATATTTTCAATCGAACGATTGGGGTATTTATTGGAAAATTGCTCCAAGGTGCAAAAGCGTCCAACCCTTTCAGACAAGGAGCTCGCCCAAATACTTTATGTTTTTGAAACGATGGCCATTACTGCCGAAAGAAAACAATCTCCTTCAATAAAAATTGTCCCTGAAATAAAATCGTTCTCGAGCATACAAAATGAAATCATGTATTTGCAAAAATCGCTTCAACTTCATTCATGA
- a CDS encoding LysR family transcriptional regulator → MDLQQLKYFQTLADIKNFSRAAVTLDLSQPALSRSISRLEQEIGVPLFERKSHGVELNRYGKIFLQHTNQALLEIHAAKQEINDLNNPLHGTISLAFIQTLGSSFVPELISAFRQGAPKLRFQLYQHTTSEILDRLASTEIDIGFCSPQEPLENFSSIPIVRDELFLIVPHDHRLAGRKEVDLSEVANDPFVLFKPETAIRDVIEDICHKAGFQPKKSFEGLEERTVAGLVGAKFGVAIIPFIPGLDKEKISLIRIKNPHSVRVIQMVWRTTGYMSPAVMKFKTFVETTMRLSEFEG, encoded by the coding sequence ATGGATCTACAGCAATTAAAATATTTTCAAACATTGGCTGATATTAAGAACTTTTCAAGGGCAGCAGTTACATTAGACCTTTCCCAGCCTGCATTGAGTCGTTCAATCTCTCGACTTGAACAAGAAATCGGCGTACCGCTTTTTGAACGAAAAAGTCATGGAGTGGAATTGAACAGATACGGTAAAATATTTCTTCAACATACAAATCAAGCTTTATTGGAAATACATGCAGCCAAACAGGAAATCAATGATTTAAACAACCCCCTCCATGGAACGATTTCATTGGCATTCATTCAGACGCTTGGCTCCAGCTTTGTACCTGAACTAATTAGTGCCTTTCGTCAAGGAGCTCCAAAATTGAGATTTCAATTGTATCAGCACACAACAAGTGAGATTTTGGATCGATTAGCGTCTACTGAAATTGACATTGGCTTTTGTTCTCCACAAGAACCACTCGAAAATTTCAGCTCCATACCAATTGTGAGGGATGAATTATTTTTAATAGTCCCCCATGACCATAGACTTGCCGGAAGGAAAGAAGTTGATTTAAGTGAGGTAGCCAATGATCCATTTGTACTTTTTAAGCCTGAAACTGCTATTCGTGATGTAATTGAGGACATTTGCCATAAAGCCGGATTTCAACCAAAAAAATCTTTTGAGGGATTAGAAGAGCGAACTGTTGCCGGACTTGTCGGGGCCAAATTCGGAGTTGCCATCATTCCATTCATTCCTGGTCTGGATAAGGAAAAAATTTCATTGATCCGGATAAAGAATCCACATAGTGTAAGGGTAATCCAAATGGTTTGGAGAACAACCGGATATATGTCACCTGCAGTTATGAAGTTCAAAACCTTTGTTGAGACAACAATGCGATTATCCGAATTTGAAGGCTGA
- a CDS encoding GntR family transcriptional regulator, which produces MLIQIETSSDIPIYTQLSNQLIELIARGQLKGGDVLPSVRSLASDLGVNMHTVNKAYHELEGKGIIRIVPKSGAVINPSIRDGISPEHRLRIVEELKPIVAEAIVLGMNAEEIQQLTSSILLDIKEE; this is translated from the coding sequence ATGCTTATCCAAATCGAAACCTCATCGGATATCCCCATTTATACGCAGCTTTCCAATCAACTGATTGAACTAATCGCCCGCGGTCAATTAAAAGGGGGCGATGTATTGCCTTCCGTCAGATCGTTGGCGTCTGACCTTGGGGTGAATATGCATACCGTCAACAAGGCTTACCATGAGCTTGAAGGAAAAGGGATCATCCGCATTGTTCCAAAGTCCGGAGCCGTAATTAACCCATCCATTCGAGATGGCATTTCCCCTGAACATCGTCTGAGGATCGTCGAGGAACTGAAGCCGATTGTTGCCGAGGCAATCGTGCTGGGCATGAATGCGGAGGAAATCCAGCAGCTCACTTCATCCATACTTTTAGATATTAAGGAGGAATAA
- a CDS encoding DUF1648 domain-containing protein: MSLSIFLVTLAFIILLQAAIPFLLKQTIVFGVTIPENHMKERAISSYKRFYSATILITGFLALIVYFLWAKNRTLSEDHVVFAGLAIQFGVLLLSMTMYLYFHAKITKLKRTYKWGEGLKQVRIADLTSHAKDEMLPSYMFAFPALITAGLLVYTASQYDQLPAMIPTHWDIAGQPDAFSPKTPFSTISALLILLVIQGMMLGINVMTKRSGIKLTSAKKKSSHIQQLAFRKYSSWFLFLTTVLITILFGFLQLVTIQGGMGNAALMAAMPLGFLLIMLIVTAVYAFKVGQSGSRIRVAAEDEEAIDAAYVDDDQYWKAGIFYVNKNDPSIFVEKRFGVGWSINFGNPIGYIFIIGSVLLILLISFFL, translated from the coding sequence ATGTCATTATCCATTTTTCTTGTTACACTGGCTTTCATCATTTTGCTGCAAGCCGCCATCCCATTCTTATTGAAACAGACCATTGTTTTTGGCGTTACAATTCCGGAAAACCATATGAAGGAACGAGCGATTTCTTCGTATAAACGCTTTTATTCAGCAACAATACTTATTACCGGTTTCCTTGCATTGATTGTCTATTTCCTCTGGGCGAAAAACCGGACACTTTCCGAAGATCACGTCGTTTTTGCCGGTTTAGCCATCCAGTTCGGTGTTCTTTTGTTAAGCATGACGATGTATCTTTATTTCCATGCAAAAATAACGAAATTGAAACGAACTTATAAGTGGGGTGAAGGATTAAAACAAGTTCGGATAGCTGATCTCACAAGCCATGCAAAAGATGAAATGCTTCCGTCCTACATGTTTGCATTTCCCGCGCTCATTACAGCTGGACTGCTTGTTTATACGGCAAGTCAATACGATCAACTGCCCGCCATGATTCCCACTCATTGGGATATCGCTGGCCAACCTGACGCCTTCAGTCCGAAAACGCCATTTTCCACCATCTCCGCATTGCTCATTCTATTGGTTATCCAGGGAATGATGCTCGGAATCAATGTAATGACAAAACGATCGGGCATCAAGCTGACCTCTGCCAAAAAGAAATCTTCACACATCCAGCAACTTGCCTTCCGTAAATATTCAAGTTGGTTCTTGTTTTTGACGACAGTATTGATCACCATTCTTTTTGGCTTCCTGCAGCTGGTGACCATTCAAGGGGGAATGGGCAATGCCGCTCTTATGGCAGCGATGCCGCTGGGCTTCCTTTTAATCATGCTTATCGTCACCGCCGTCTACGCCTTCAAGGTCGGTCAAAGCGGCTCGCGCATTCGTGTAGCGGCTGAAGACGAGGAAGCGATCGATGCCGCCTATGTCGACGATGACCAGTACTGGAAGGCAGGCATCTTTTATGTGAACAAAAATGATCCTTCCATCTTCGTCGAAAAACGGTTCGGAGTCGGCTGGTCCATAAATTTCGGGAATCCAATCGGCTATATATTCATAATTGGCTCCGTACTGCTAATATTGCTCATTTCATTCTTTTTATAA
- a CDS encoding DUF3953 domain-containing protein gives MKMILAITVLALSAYQLLTDTFVMPYYMFIVGAFMLVTGIVELQKDRKGGFLGCVVVSLFLFFVSIQGSWKI, from the coding sequence GTGAAAATGATTTTAGCGATAACGGTACTTGCTTTATCAGCTTATCAACTACTAACTGACACCTTTGTTATGCCGTACTATATGTTCATCGTGGGGGCATTTATGTTAGTAACGGGAATAGTCGAACTTCAAAAAGATAGAAAAGGAGGGTTTTTGGGGTGTGTTGTCGTCTCATTATTTCTTTTCTTCGTTTCCATACAGGGTTCATGGAAGATTTGA
- a CDS encoding putative quinol monooxygenase has translation MSKFSLFGKFNVQEGERDNMVDILLEAAESMEGLNECEIYLVNVSENEPNSVYVYEVWSSESAHQASLTLEATQTLIKRAKPIITGMERIGTLQAMGGKGISSYT, from the coding sequence ATGAGTAAGTTTAGTTTGTTTGGCAAGTTTAATGTACAAGAAGGCGAACGTGACAATATGGTGGATATTTTGTTGGAAGCAGCAGAATCCATGGAAGGTTTAAATGAATGCGAGATATATCTCGTGAATGTCTCAGAAAATGAACCAAACTCTGTTTATGTTTATGAAGTGTGGAGCAGTGAAAGCGCCCATCAAGCATCTCTTACTCTTGAAGCAACACAAACCTTGATCAAGCGTGCAAAGCCAATCATTACTGGAATGGAGAGAATCGGCACCTTACAGGCAATGGGTGGGAAGGGCATTTCATCTTATACGTAA